The genomic stretch ggccagtggcttttctccaggtactcccgctttcctccacctccaaaacctggcacgtccttaaatgaccctggctgttaataggacgctaaacaaaacaaaccaaaccaaatattcAGTAAACATTTACAACCCCTTGTTTTAAGAAATTATAATGTGGTGTGTTGgtgtgtcatgtatcaaatgtgtatcaaatgtaggtcactctgaccatcattttgacctttgacctacatcagtTGGAGGAatgtatttcatcaaaatgtctTGCTATAGTTAATATGTGTAATTGTTTGAAATGTGTTAGGGACTGGCAAATGATTTGGTACGGAGGGTAGGACAGACACGCTCCCACCTGAAGGACATCCTCATCAGGAAGGAAGAGGAAGAGCTGATTCAAAGACAGATTCAGAATCAGAGTCATGGAAATGCTTCACTCCAGAAAGCACAAAGTCTGGCCCGTGACATCCTCAATCTTAGCCAGTCCGACTTGGATGATATCATGAGTGCAGATGGAGATTCAATAGCGGTAAGACTGCTGACGTGTagatttaaccattttgtttGTATGCTTAAGAATTATGTTGTtggacatatatactgtatagtggaTTATTTTAGTGAGGCGCATTTTATTTTTAGCTAATTCAACGACTAGTTTTGAAATGCTGAAATATGAACCATTGAAAATAATTACATCACACCAAAATGAACTTACTAAAAGTTTATATAGCTTATACAGAGAAAGTTCCTAAAACATGGAGTATAGCAAGCTGGGGATCGGTGGTGGTACACATGTGAACCTAGTGCCATGCAGGTCAAATACTGACAGTGCAGAAACTGTATTACTttaccagtaatgatattggATATAGGTTTCTGTATCAGAATACATCAGGCACAGCTGCTCATTAATGAAAATTATGTAACAAAAATCTGTATCACTTAAATAAGGTACCAATAATCTTTATCGctaaaataaagtacaaaaaatcttcatcattaaaataaagtacaaaaaatatTCATCACTAAAATAAGGTACGAAAAAAATTCATCACTAAAATAAGGTATCAGAAATCTTTATCACTAGAATAAGATTACACAAatctttatcaataaaataaggtaccaaaaatattttatcactAAAATAAGGTACCCAAAATCTTTATCACTCAGATAAGAATAACTTTTGTTCAATAAACAGAAATTTGGATGGGCAATAACTCAAATTTAACTCATAACACTTACATTAAAATGCTAAATTTTACACTCACTGAAATAGTCTTATACATGTTTATGCTATGGAATTGTgagagaaatataaacaaacaatatataaaattaacaGATTTGAAGCAGCTTTAAAATAGTATGCTGAGCTGTACTGATGATGCCTGACTTTGACAtgaatttatcaatatattgtttatGAATCTATTGAACTACTCGACTTTCAGGCCTGTGATTTCCATCTCAGTGTTGTTGATCCATACAGAACTAATTAATTAGATTAATTACTCAGTGTAATTAGATACAGATactttttcattcatttctGATATGTGTAATTTTCATTACAGGAAAGTGAAATCAGTACTGACAAAAGACTGGACAGGAAATGGaataaaaaatgtgaaaaactTATATCAGGAAAGGTGAGAGAATGTgatcattgatatatattatcttatccCACTTACAAGGTGAGAGATTGTGATCATTGATCTTAGCCCACTTACAAGATGAGAGATTGTGATCATTGATCTTAGCCCACTTACAAGATGAGAGAATGTGATCATTGATCTTAGCCACCTTACAAGGTGAGAGATTGTGATCATTGATATATGATGTCTTAGCCCACTTACAAGGTGAGAGATTGTGATCATTGATCTTAGCCACCTTACAAGGTGAGAGAATGTgatcattgatatatattgtctTTTTATAGCCCACTTACAAGGTGAGAGATTGTGATAATTGATATATGATGTCTTAGCCCACTTACAAGGTGAGAGAATGTAATCATTGATATATGATGTCTTAGCCCACTTACAAGGTGAGAGAATGTGATCATTGATATATGATGTCTTAGCCCACTTACAAGGTGAGAGAATGTGATCATTGATCTTAGCCCACTTACAAGGTGAGAGAATGTAATCATTGATATATGATGTCTTAGCCCACTTACAAGGTGAGAGAATGTGATCATTGATATATGATGTCTTAGCCCACTTACAAGGTGAGAGAATGTGATCATTGATCTTAGCCACCTTACAAGGTGAGAGATTGTGATCATTGATCTTAGCCCACTTACAAGGTGAGAGAATGTGATCATTGATCTTAGCCCACTTACAAGGTGAGAGAATGTGATCATTAATACATATTATCTTAGCCCACTTACAAGGTGAGTGATTGTGATCATTGATCTTAGCCACCTTACAAGGTGAGAGAATGTGATCATTGATCTTAGCCACCTTACAAGGTGAGAGAATGTGATCATTGATCTTAGCCCACTTACAAGGTGAGAGAATGTGATCATTAATCTTAGCCACCTTACAAGGTGAGAGATTGTGATCATTGATCTTAGCCACCTTACAAGGTGAGAGATTGTGATCATTGATCTTAGCCACCTTACAAGGTGAGAGAATGTGATGATTGATCTTAGCCCACTTACAAGGTGAGAGAATGTGATCATTAATACATATTATCTTAGCCCACTTACAAGGTGAGTGATTGTGATCATTGATCTTAGCCACCTTACAAGGTGAGAGAATGTGATCATTGATCTTAGCCACCTTACAAGGTGAGAGAATGTGATCATTGATCTTAGCCCACTTACAAGGTGAGAGAATGTGATCATTGATCTTAGCCACCTTACAAGGTGAGAGATTGTGATCATTGATCTTAGCCCACTTACAAGATGAGAGAATGTGATCATTGATCTTAGCCACCTTACAAGGTGAGAGATTGTGATCATTGATATATGATGTCTTAGCCCACTTACAAGGTGAGAGAATGTGATCATTGATATATGATGTCTTAGCCCACTTACAAGGTGAGAGAATGTAATCATTGATCTTAGCCCACTTACAAGTGAGAGAATGTGATCATTGATATATGATGTCTTAGCCCACTTACAAGGTGAGAGAATGTGATCATTGATCTTAGTCACCTTACAAGGTGAGAGAATGTgatcattgatatatattgtctTTTTATAGCCCACTTACAAGGTGAGAGATTGTGATCATTGATATATGATGTCTTAGCCCACTTACAAGGTGAGAGAATGTGATCATTGATATATGATGTCTTAGCCCACTTACAAGGTGAGAGAATGTGATCATTGATCTTAGCCCACTTACAAGGTGAGAGAATGTGATCATTGATCTTAGCCACCTTACAAGGTGAGAGATTGTGATCATTGATATATGTCTTAGCCCACTTAAAAGGTGAGAGAATGTGATCATTGATCTTAGCCACCTTACAAGGTGAGAGAATGTGATCATTGATCTTAGCCCACTTACAAGGTGAGAGATTGTGATCATTGATCTTAGCCACCTTACAAGGTGAGAGAATGTGATGATTGATCTTAGCCCACTTACAAGGTGAGAGAATGTGATCATTAATACATATTATCTTAGCCACCTTACAAGGTGAGAGATTGTGATCATTGATCTTAGCCACCTTACAAGGTGAGAGAATGTGATCATTAATACATATTATCTTAGCCACCTTACAAGGTGAGAGATTGTGATCATTGATATTAGCCCACTTACAAGGTGAGAGAATGTGATCATTAATACATATTATCTTAGCCACCTTACAAGGTGAGAGATTGTGATCATTGATCTTAGCCCACTTACAAGGTGAGAGAATGTGATCATTGATCTTAGCCCACTTACAAGGTGAGAGAATGTgatcattgatatatattatcttagCCCACTTACAAGGTGAGAGATTGTGATCATTGATCTTAGCCACCTTACAAGGTGAGAGAATGTGATGATTGATCTTAGCCCACTTACAAGGTGAGAGAATGTGatgattgatatataatgtcttaGCCCACTTACAAGGTGAGAGAATGTGAGGAATGTAatcattgatatttattattttagcTTACCATTCTTCCATTGTTCATCCATCAATCAGTAAATGCTACACAAAAAAACTCTGTTCTCTCCTGATCTGGTAGTAGTATTGTTAGCGACACTTCTAAGTTCTGAAGGtgtgtacaattcgcatccatgtatgttaatacattgcgatccaggtattcatatcatctaatagacaacttccacaatgatcatgtcaggatatttggccgaccatcactatgcCATTTAAACGTTCTTTATAAGAACGCCGaggtggcgcagtggtataagctgcagTTATTTCTGGCTAGTTGTACATTTATTGTATCCAGTCAATTCCACTCAAAATTCATCCAGTGCTTCTTGCAGTTTGTTTTTCATCATGTCATTCATATAAATGTCCATATTGGCTTCTGATTAAGGAAAAACATAATCATTAGAAAGTATTAATTACTGTTGAAATTGATGTCCATTGGTGTAGTGTAAAGTTGTCAAGGTCAAAGGATAATAGGTCAGATTTAGTAAGTATCTTTTTCAGGGTCAATAACTTAGAGGTCTAgtgttttttattcttttccagtgaaatattttaattcaaattattcaGATGAAATATTCTGGTACTAATATCTCTCTAGGATCTGTTATATCTTCAATACCAATATCTCTCTAGGATCTGTTATATCTTCAACACAAAGTTAAAAAGATAGATTTatttcatcctcaaataagccctactttgatgtaaatgtttagtaACAAAAtttggggagggcttatttgtgggcagtGTCTTATTTGCAGAtgaaaatatgttattggtCAGGAAATCTATATAAGTTGTACATTTCAGGATGACTTTGCCTTGCCACTGATAGAGCTGTTTGTTCAGAAGATCGAGGAACGTTGCGAGCTTCTAGTGAAACTTCAACAGACTGCCAGCtgagaaaaaaacccaaaaaatccTGTTTTGAAATGGTTTAGTTGGAATCTCAGAAATGCTACAGACATTATGTTGGATTCACTTACATGAACatctttttacaaaaattagATATTTGTAGATGATATGCAGGTCCTGTAACATATTATTATTGATAACAAAGTCATCAGGATGATTGAACAGGAAATGTTTACTCAATAAGGGAGAGATATTTAGGTGATAGTAAAGGTGTAATGTTTAGATAATTTTATCATTACCCATCTGTACTTAAATCTAACAAGATGGAAACGTTTGGTAACCCCAGGGTTGAGGTGTTACAGTTTTCTATTTAATGCCCTGAGAAGCCTtgactgtaccgacagtttatTGAAACAGATCATTAATACAAAATCCCAAAGTGATATTATTTAGTTATTACAAGGATGTTAAACCCGGAcctatacaaaaaaaaaaataagttgtATATTTAACCAAAATATAGACATCTGTTAATTATTAAATTACCAATTGATGATTACTTTAATTGTATATCTGTTTAAATTTACCAAGTGAGATAGATTTCTTCATTACTATTTAGTGAAAAAATTGTCTTTATTCATTTCTTTAGATCTCCCTTGAGTATATGTTCAAAATAAGATACATGTAGCACATGGcatatttattatgtaatacaatgtagatgAGAGTTAGTACAAGTGTCTATGATAAGTACATTCCGTCCGAGTCTCAATATAACCTGCCCACATCAGTgctttatatttctatataaaaagACACTTATTTTACATCTTTTTAGACaattttataatgtaaataatgtatttatgtgtgtatttatatataacaataaacatctactggtatatataattcTACTGTTGTTTCTTGTTTGATGGATAGCCTTAGTTTAGCTGGCAGTAGTACTGATTTCTATCTTAATGATGAAAACAGACAAACATGAAATTATATGTACTTTGGAATGAGCACAGctacataattacatataccatattaatcCACAAATCAGCCCCCATTTTCATTTTTGCTGAATCATcaatttttgaaacagcccttCCCTTAACAGAAGGGTGGACATCTACTACAGAAGGatggacacctactacagaagggtgaaCACCTACTatagaagggtggacacctactacagaagagtggacacctactacagaaggtttggtacctactacagaagggtggacacttactacagaagggtggacacctactacagaagggtggacacctactacagaagggtggacacctactacagaagggtggacacttactacagaagggtggacacctactatagaagggtggacacctactacagaaggtttggtacctactacagaagggtggacacctactacagaagggtggacacctactacagaaaggtggtcacctactacagaagggtggacacttactacagaagggtggacacctactacagaagggtggacatctactacagaagggtggacacctaaTACAGAAGTGTGGACatctactacagaagggtggacatctactacagaagggtggacatctactacagaagggtggacatctactacagaagggtggacacctactacagaagggtggacacctactacagaagggtggacacctactacagaagtgtggtcacctactacagaagggtggacacctactacagaagggtggacacctactacagaagggtgaacacctactacagaatggtggacacctactacagaagggtggacacaTACTATAGAAGTGTGGACACCTAATACAGAaaggtggacacctactacagaagggtggtcacctactacagaatggtggacacctactacagaagggtgaacacctactacagaagggtggacacctactacagaaggtttggtacctactacagaagggtggacacctactacagaagggtggacacctactatAGAAGTGTGGACACCTAATACAGAaaggtggacacctactacagaagggtggtcacctactacagaagtGTGGACActtactacagaagggtggacacctactacacaAGGGTGGACActtactacag from Pecten maximus unplaced genomic scaffold, xPecMax1.1, whole genome shotgun sequence encodes the following:
- the LOC117320056 gene encoding centlein-like codes for the protein MDCQNKKMELEDAVRELEATAQQQLRGLANQSEAAIEAAQDKLSLAYGKIQIYQQFVKGLANDLVRRVGQTRSHLKDILIRKEEEELIQRQIQNQSHGNASLQKAQSLARDILNLSQSDLDDIMSADGDSIAESEISTDKRLDRKWNKKCEKLISGKDDFALPLIELFVQKIEERCELLVKLQQTAS